One region of Ornithinibacter aureus genomic DNA includes:
- a CDS encoding IclR family transcriptional regulator has product MDNTSGVGVLDKAAIVLSALEAGPSTLAQLVTATGLARPTAHRLAVALEHHRLVTRDLQGRFILGPRLGELAAAAGEDRLLAAAGPVLGALRDHTNESAQLFRRQGEHRVCVSAAERPVGLRDSIPVGAALSMRAGSAAQVLLAWEEPDRLHRGLQGAAFTATSLSGVRRRGWAQSVGEREPGVASVSAPVRSPSGRVIAAVSISGPIERLSRQPGRLHAATVIAGANKLTEVLARHAAQQDAQNNA; this is encoded by the coding sequence ATGGACAACACCAGTGGCGTCGGGGTGCTCGACAAGGCGGCGATCGTGCTCAGCGCCCTCGAGGCCGGCCCGTCGACCCTCGCCCAGCTCGTGACGGCGACCGGCCTGGCCCGCCCGACGGCCCACCGGCTGGCCGTCGCGCTCGAGCACCACCGACTGGTCACCCGCGACCTGCAGGGCCGCTTCATCCTCGGCCCCCGCCTCGGCGAGCTGGCCGCCGCCGCCGGCGAGGACCGCCTGCTCGCCGCTGCTGGCCCCGTCCTCGGCGCGCTGCGCGACCACACCAACGAGAGCGCCCAGCTGTTCCGGCGCCAGGGTGAGCACCGGGTCTGCGTCTCCGCGGCGGAGCGCCCGGTCGGCCTGCGCGACTCCATCCCGGTGGGGGCTGCGCTGTCGATGCGCGCCGGGTCGGCCGCTCAGGTCCTGCTGGCCTGGGAGGAGCCGGACCGCCTGCACCGCGGCCTCCAGGGAGCGGCCTTCACCGCGACGTCGCTGTCGGGGGTGCGGCGCCGTGGCTGGGCCCAGAGCGTCGGCGAGCGCGAGCCGGGGGTGGCCTCGGTGTCGGCACCGGTGCGCTCCCCCTCCGGGCGGGTCATCGCCGCGGTCTCCATCTCCGGACCGATCGAGCGTTTGTCGCGCCAGCCGGGTCGGCTCCACGCCGCGACCGTCATCGCCGGCGCGAACAAGCTCACCGAGGTCCTCGCCCGCCACGCTGCGCAGCAGGACGCCCAGAACAACGCCTGA
- a CDS encoding NAD(P)-dependent oxidoreductase — protein MSLTTAQRIARDRTRLLGFPRPGRRAIVVGGGTMAARRAAALTRASTPVTVFAPALCDDVFDLLAERLVTWENRWPVEADLADAWLVHAATGDGDLDARICQWASAVRQGGLSA, from the coding sequence ATGTCCCTCACCACTGCCCAGCGCATCGCCCGTGACCGCACCCGCCTGCTCGGGTTCCCGAGGCCCGGCCGCCGGGCCATCGTCGTCGGCGGGGGCACGATGGCGGCACGGCGGGCCGCAGCCCTGACCCGGGCATCGACACCGGTCACGGTGTTCGCCCCGGCGCTGTGTGATGACGTGTTCGACCTGCTGGCCGAGCGCCTCGTGACCTGGGAGAACCGGTGGCCGGTCGAGGCCGACCTCGCGGACGCGTGGCTCGTCCACGCAGCCACCGGCGACGGCGACCTCGACGCGCGCATCTGCCAATGGGCCTCAGCGGTCAGGCAGGGCGGGCTCTCCGCGTGA
- a CDS encoding bile acid:sodium symporter family protein, with translation MDSALVSVGLPAALAVIMFGLGLSLTPDDFARVARHPRAVPVILATQILVLPLLGFAIAEVAGLAPELAVGLLLLAASPGGTTANLFSHLFRGDGALNITLTAVNSVVALVTLPVVVNLAISRYLGDSSGVGMQLGKTVQVFAIVLVPVAIGMLVRSRSPQFADAADRPVRIASAVLLFLVVVGAIASEDNAGKYFAQVGLVMTIFCALSLTVGYVLPRLLGLTPAQCVASGFEIGIHNSTLAIAVALTVLGNTTIGIPAAVYGIVMFPVAALFGLALRRSGVLARTDAGSRGEPALPDR, from the coding sequence GTGGACTCGGCACTCGTCTCGGTCGGTCTGCCCGCCGCCCTGGCCGTCATCATGTTCGGGCTCGGTCTCTCGCTGACCCCCGACGACTTCGCGCGAGTGGCGCGTCATCCCCGAGCGGTCCCCGTCATCCTCGCCACCCAGATCCTCGTCCTGCCGCTGCTGGGCTTCGCGATCGCCGAGGTTGCCGGCCTCGCTCCCGAGCTCGCCGTCGGGTTGTTGCTGCTCGCCGCGTCACCCGGTGGGACCACGGCCAACCTGTTCAGCCACCTCTTTCGCGGCGACGGCGCCCTCAACATCACCCTGACGGCCGTGAACTCGGTCGTCGCGCTCGTGACGCTGCCCGTGGTCGTCAACCTCGCCATCTCCCGCTACCTCGGCGACTCCTCCGGCGTGGGGATGCAGCTGGGCAAGACGGTTCAGGTCTTTGCGATCGTCCTCGTGCCGGTGGCCATCGGCATGCTCGTGCGGTCACGATCACCACAGTTCGCGGATGCCGCGGACCGGCCGGTGCGCATCGCCTCGGCCGTGTTGCTGTTCCTCGTCGTCGTCGGCGCGATCGCTTCGGAGGACAACGCTGGCAAGTACTTCGCGCAGGTCGGGCTCGTCATGACCATCTTCTGCGCCCTGTCCCTGACGGTTGGCTACGTCCTGCCACGGCTGCTCGGCCTCACCCCCGCGCAGTGCGTTGCGAGCGGCTTCGAGATCGGCATCCACAACAGCACGCTGGCGATCGCCGTGGCGCTCACGGTGCTGGGGAACACGACCATCGGCATCCCGGCCGCGGTCTACGGCATCGTCATGTTTCCCGTGGCCGCCCTCTTCGGGCTGGCGCTGCGCCGCTCGGGAGTGCTGGCCCGCACGGACGCCGGCTCACGCGGAGAGCCCGCCCTGCCTGACCGCTGA
- the gltX gene encoding glutamate--tRNA ligase, with product MTEPTYEGRHAGPAADETADAAGSPSDARPDGRHRAAESEQPVSETSAAAPVGALTGAVRLRVAPSPTGDPHVGTAYMSLFNLAFVRQHGGRFVLRIEDTDRTRFRADSEQQVFDTLSWLGLTWDEGPDVGGPFEPYRQSERLDTYRPYVDRLIESGHAYHCWCTPGRLAQMREAQARDKKPTGYDRMCHGLTEQERAELPGFSETPVVRMFVPDDVPLVFDDLIRGTVSAPRPDDQVIFKADGFPTYHLAVVVDDHEMGITHVVRGEEWISSTPKHILLYQWLGLEPPKFAHMPLLRNPDSSKISKRKNPAARLTWFREQGYLPEALVNFLALLAYPPAKGPEGEDVEVFTFEDFSARFSWSDVNPVGPIFDMKKLDWLNGMHIRALDLDDFTSRLLPYLEADGILSGNPSLGELGRLREVAALIQTRIAHLTEAGALVAPFFAPDDMVEVADDARAQLGEDAVRVLDAASTALQALPDEHSGVLASVSTWTAPAIEAALRAAVIDGLGLKPKVAFTPLRTAVSGRRISPPLFESMEILGKTATLTRLDALRSTL from the coding sequence ATGACAGAACCGACCTATGAAGGCCGCCACGCCGGCCCCGCAGCCGATGAGACGGCGGATGCCGCCGGGTCACCGAGCGACGCACGCCCCGACGGGCGCCACCGAGCCGCAGAGAGCGAGCAGCCCGTGTCCGAGACCTCCGCAGCAGCACCCGTCGGCGCCCTGACCGGGGCGGTTCGCCTTCGGGTCGCGCCGTCGCCCACGGGCGACCCGCACGTCGGTACCGCCTACATGTCCCTGTTCAACCTGGCGTTCGTGCGCCAGCACGGCGGTCGCTTCGTCCTGCGCATCGAGGACACCGACCGCACGCGCTTTCGCGCCGACTCCGAGCAGCAGGTGTTCGACACGCTGTCGTGGCTCGGGCTCACCTGGGATGAGGGCCCCGACGTCGGTGGCCCCTTCGAGCCCTATCGCCAGAGCGAGCGCCTCGACACCTACCGGCCCTACGTCGATCGACTGATCGAGTCCGGCCACGCCTACCACTGCTGGTGCACCCCGGGGCGGTTGGCACAGATGCGCGAGGCGCAGGCCAGGGACAAGAAGCCCACCGGGTACGACCGTATGTGCCACGGGCTCACCGAGCAGGAGCGGGCCGAGCTGCCCGGCTTCTCCGAGACGCCCGTCGTGCGCATGTTCGTGCCCGACGACGTCCCGCTGGTCTTCGACGACCTCATCCGTGGCACGGTGTCGGCACCGCGCCCGGACGACCAGGTCATCTTCAAGGCCGACGGCTTCCCCACCTACCACCTGGCCGTCGTCGTCGACGACCACGAGATGGGCATCACCCACGTGGTGCGCGGTGAGGAGTGGATCTCCTCGACGCCCAAGCACATCCTGCTCTACCAGTGGCTCGGGCTGGAGCCGCCGAAGTTCGCGCACATGCCCCTGCTGCGCAACCCCGACTCGTCGAAGATCTCCAAGCGCAAGAACCCCGCCGCTCGCCTCACCTGGTTCCGGGAGCAGGGCTACCTGCCCGAGGCCCTCGTCAACTTCCTCGCCCTGCTGGCGTACCCGCCGGCCAAGGGCCCGGAGGGCGAGGACGTCGAGGTCTTCACGTTCGAGGACTTCTCCGCCCGGTTCTCCTGGTCCGACGTCAACCCGGTCGGCCCGATCTTCGACATGAAGAAGCTCGACTGGCTCAACGGGATGCACATCCGCGCCCTGGACCTCGACGACTTCACCTCGCGACTGCTGCCCTACCTGGAGGCCGACGGCATCCTCAGCGGCAACCCCTCGCTGGGCGAGCTGGGGCGACTGCGTGAGGTCGCGGCCCTGATCCAGACGCGGATCGCGCACCTCACCGAGGCCGGGGCGCTCGTCGCACCGTTCTTCGCCCCGGACGACATGGTCGAGGTCGCCGACGATGCCCGCGCCCAGCTGGGTGAGGATGCCGTCCGTGTCCTCGACGCGGCATCCACGGCACTCCAGGCGCTGCCCGACGAGCACAGCGGGGTCCTCGCGTCGGTGTCGACGTGGACGGCTCCCGCCATCGAGGCGGCGTTGCGGGCTGCGGTCATCGACGGGCTCGGGCTCAAGCCCAAGGTCGCCTTCACGCCGCTGCGCACCGCAGTCTCCGGGCGCCGGATCTCGCCGCCGCTGTTCGAGTCCATGGAGATCCTGGGCAAGACGGCGACGCTGACCCGGTTGGACGCGCTGCGCTCGACCCTCTGA
- a CDS encoding fumarylacetoacetate hydrolase family protein: protein MRIARFTTGEDPAYGLVDGAGEKIAEITGDPLYQRIELTGAVHQVADVRLLAPVIPRSKVIGIGKNYADHAAEMGGEAPATPLMFLVPNTAVVGPGDPVVMPPQTSEVSYEGELAVVIGRLCKDVEASEALSAVFGYTIANDVTARDLQRTDGQWARAKGFDTFCPLGPWIETDLDPSGQRIVTMLDGDIVQDGATSDMVHDVAALIAFASQAFTLLPGDVILTGTPAGVGLVEAGQRVDVDIDGIGVLSNPFVRH from the coding sequence ATGCGCATCGCGAGGTTCACGACGGGTGAGGACCCGGCCTACGGGCTGGTCGACGGGGCAGGGGAGAAGATCGCCGAGATCACGGGCGACCCGCTCTACCAGCGCATCGAACTGACCGGTGCCGTCCACCAGGTGGCCGACGTGCGACTGCTCGCCCCCGTCATCCCGCGCAGCAAGGTGATCGGCATCGGCAAGAACTACGCCGACCACGCCGCCGAGATGGGCGGAGAGGCCCCGGCGACCCCCCTGATGTTCCTCGTCCCGAACACGGCCGTCGTCGGGCCGGGCGACCCCGTCGTGATGCCTCCCCAGACGAGCGAGGTGAGCTACGAGGGTGAGCTGGCCGTGGTCATCGGGCGGCTGTGCAAGGACGTCGAGGCGAGCGAGGCCCTCTCGGCGGTGTTCGGCTACACCATCGCCAACGACGTGACCGCTCGTGACCTCCAGCGCACCGACGGCCAGTGGGCGCGGGCCAAGGGCTTCGACACCTTCTGCCCCCTCGGGCCGTGGATCGAGACCGACCTCGACCCCTCCGGTCAGCGGATCGTCACCATGCTCGACGGGGACATCGTCCAGGACGGCGCGACGTCGGACATGGTGCACGACGTCGCCGCCCTGATCGCCTTCGCCTCCCAAGCCTTCACCCTGTTGCCGGGCGACGTCATCCTCACCGGTACGCCGGCCGGGGTCGGCCTCGTGGAGGCCGGGCAGCGGGTCGACGTCGACATCGACGGCATCGGGGTGCTCAGCAATCCCTTCGTGCGTCACTAG
- a CDS encoding SGNH/GDSL hydrolase family protein translates to MTRSTLPFLAVASALVLALSACAADAEVAAPSTPAAPRASSSPSPTPADAAPERLYVALGDSLAAGYQPGGTELRDTAYPALTANRLKAAGASLEVENLGCSGETTTSLIEGGKCTFDEGSQLEQAEAVLAERKGQVALVTIDIGGNDLLACVRGGAAIDAACVDKGVDTVEKNLPTILERLRSAAGPDVPVLVLGYYNPWVAAQTLDQPVAGVEEAAQGYADLSDAIEAAAEGAGATFVSLDEAFATNDSTPTEIGGRTIPENAARVCTLTNLCTARDIHFSDEGAATVARVLADAATTAGVGAES, encoded by the coding sequence ATGACCCGCTCCACCCTGCCGTTCCTCGCCGTGGCGAGCGCGCTCGTGCTCGCGCTCTCGGCCTGCGCAGCCGACGCCGAGGTGGCTGCCCCGAGCACCCCGGCGGCGCCCCGCGCGTCAAGCTCGCCGTCACCCACCCCGGCGGATGCCGCGCCCGAGCGCCTCTACGTCGCCCTGGGCGACTCGCTCGCCGCGGGCTACCAGCCGGGTGGAACCGAGCTGCGCGACACGGCCTACCCGGCGCTGACGGCGAATCGGCTGAAGGCCGCGGGTGCATCGCTCGAGGTCGAGAACCTCGGCTGCAGCGGCGAGACGACGACCTCACTCATCGAGGGCGGGAAGTGCACCTTCGACGAGGGCAGCCAGCTCGAGCAGGCGGAGGCGGTGCTCGCCGAGCGCAAGGGTCAGGTGGCGCTGGTCACGATCGACATCGGGGGCAACGACCTCCTCGCGTGCGTGCGCGGCGGCGCCGCGATCGATGCAGCCTGTGTCGACAAGGGGGTCGATACCGTCGAGAAGAACCTCCCGACCATCCTCGAGCGGCTGCGCAGCGCGGCCGGGCCGGACGTTCCCGTCCTCGTGCTCGGCTACTACAACCCCTGGGTCGCCGCCCAGACCCTGGACCAGCCCGTCGCGGGCGTCGAGGAGGCGGCCCAGGGCTATGCCGACCTCAGCGACGCGATCGAGGCGGCAGCCGAGGGTGCCGGGGCGACCTTCGTCAGTCTCGACGAGGCGTTCGCCACGAACGACAGCACTCCGACCGAGATCGGCGGGCGCACGATTCCGGAGAACGCCGCCCGGGTCTGCACCCTGACCAACCTCTGCACGGCCCGCGACATCCACTTCTCCGACGAGGGCGCCGCCACCGTGGCACGGGTGCTCGCCGACGCGGCGACCACCGCCGGTGTGGGCGCCGAGAGCTGA
- a CDS encoding 3-methyladenine DNA glycosylase — MTERVLTLEEWRGLETAHERRVDEATAAHRERTSGGRTHPVEDFLFRYYNHSPARLRRWHPGPGAVLADAAGLPRASWTHYRQDGDAVRLDVGAFLTARASALSFVRDLLRATVSRPAHLGCFGLHEWAMVYRLPADDVRHSGWPLRLGGEGTDAVVEGHGIRCSHFDAYRFFTEPAAPHNALRPTRDSQVALEQPGCLHAGMDVYKWAFKLAPLVPSDLVVDAFDLAREIRVLDMRASPYDLRELGYTPVTIETPEGKAAYIEAQRAFSQRSNALRQRLLDVIDAAEALRAAHLPIK, encoded by the coding sequence GTGACTGAGCGCGTGCTGACCCTCGAGGAGTGGCGCGGGCTCGAGACCGCGCACGAGCGGCGCGTCGACGAGGCCACGGCCGCCCACCGCGAGCGCACTTCCGGCGGCCGCACCCATCCCGTCGAGGACTTCCTCTTCCGCTACTACAACCACTCCCCGGCCCGACTGCGCCGCTGGCACCCGGGACCCGGTGCGGTCCTCGCGGATGCCGCCGGCCTTCCTCGGGCGTCTTGGACCCACTACCGTCAGGATGGGGATGCCGTCCGCCTCGACGTCGGTGCGTTCCTCACCGCGCGAGCGTCGGCCCTGTCCTTCGTGCGGGACCTGCTCCGGGCCACGGTGTCGCGCCCTGCCCACCTCGGGTGCTTCGGCCTGCACGAGTGGGCCATGGTCTACCGGTTGCCCGCCGACGACGTGCGGCACTCGGGGTGGCCGCTGCGCCTCGGCGGCGAGGGGACCGACGCGGTGGTGGAGGGTCACGGCATCCGGTGTTCGCACTTCGACGCCTACCGGTTCTTCACCGAGCCGGCCGCGCCGCACAACGCGCTGAGGCCGACCCGTGACAGCCAGGTCGCCCTGGAGCAACCGGGCTGCCTGCACGCCGGGATGGACGTGTACAAGTGGGCCTTCAAGCTCGCGCCGCTCGTTCCCAGCGACCTCGTGGTGGATGCCTTCGACCTGGCCCGCGAGATCCGGGTGCTCGACATGAGGGCCTCGCCCTACGACCTGCGTGAGCTCGGGTACACCCCGGTGACGATCGAGACGCCCGAGGGCAAGGCCGCGTACATCGAGGCCCAACGTGCCTTCTCGCAGCGGTCCAACGCGCTGCGCCAGCGCCTGCTCGACGTCATCGACGCCGCGGAGGCGCTGCGGGCGGCCCACCTCCCGATCAAGTGA
- a CDS encoding 2-phosphosulfolactate phosphatase, producing MVSPFGQRPFDIRMEWGPRGARELVDEGIAVAVVVDVLSFTTSVTVAVERGTAVLPLAWGAVDAAERARDLDAVVAAGRRDGGPGRITLSPASILTESAPPRLVLPSPNGSAICEQLAAVDVTVVAASLRNAPAVGRWLAAHGGPVGVVASGERWAGDGSLRPAVEDAWGAGAVIDAVVAAEPSATLSPEAAAARAGYCAVRPDLRARLAACASGVELVDKGFAADVAIAAGPSTSSAVPVLTDGWFASVD from the coding sequence ATGGTCTCTCCTTTCGGGCAGCGACCCTTCGACATCCGGATGGAGTGGGGGCCGCGCGGCGCACGTGAGCTCGTCGATGAGGGGATCGCGGTCGCGGTCGTCGTCGACGTCCTGTCGTTCACGACATCGGTGACGGTGGCGGTGGAGCGGGGCACGGCGGTGCTGCCGTTGGCGTGGGGTGCGGTGGATGCCGCGGAGCGCGCCCGCGACCTCGATGCCGTGGTCGCGGCCGGCCGCCGCGACGGGGGTCCCGGCCGAATCACCTTGTCCCCGGCGAGCATCCTCACCGAGTCCGCACCACCACGGCTGGTGCTGCCGTCACCCAACGGATCCGCGATCTGTGAGCAGCTCGCCGCCGTCGACGTCACCGTCGTCGCAGCCTCGCTGCGCAACGCGCCCGCCGTGGGTCGGTGGCTGGCCGCGCACGGGGGGCCCGTGGGCGTCGTCGCCTCGGGGGAGCGCTGGGCCGGTGACGGGTCGCTGCGGCCCGCGGTCGAGGACGCCTGGGGAGCCGGCGCGGTGATCGACGCCGTGGTCGCGGCGGAGCCGTCCGCGACGCTCAGCCCCGAGGCGGCAGCGGCCCGGGCGGGCTACTGCGCCGTGCGACCGGACCTGCGGGCGAGGCTGGCGGCCTGCGCGAGCGGGGTCGAACTCGTCGACAAGGGGTTCGCGGCCGATGTCGCCATCGCCGCCGGCCCGTCGACGTCATCCGCGGTGCCGGTGCTCACGGACGGCTGGTTCGCTTCAGTCGACTGA